The following proteins are co-located in the Cryptosporidium parvum Iowa II chromosome 6, whole genome shotgun sequence genome:
- a CDS encoding zinc ZIP transporter protein (with signal peptide and 8 transmembrane domains): MNKLILSKILSFISVIFVGGIGVYIPIYIGYLNPILLQYINVFAGGTLLSLSLCHLIPEAEEIVRANDISLKFIGVEIPIVAYLTLFGLTIILFFEKALFSPQDVAQFHMHDHSFPHNRDHHHHHHKDPGCVGVSNSDVYSIVNGEKKSHYHHHHRNDNNNNNNNNNNNNNNNNNNNSNSNSFSFTCPSEGNSDSNIIIPINSQTCESNNYNNMHYEESDSKNLGIKSPLIESSELYNEKSNMINNQHRNISTSQVSLKQESNIQKSKTNSTLNVYFLVSALSVHAIFEGMLVGISKNHISVLTITLVIIAHKWVEGIAVSAGIKKHTEISKTTVNQLLISFILMSPLGIIIGQLFSYINSPLINVVLTCISSGALLYVALGEMILDEFNCGENRKQKFILFLLGILLVSIINIIQHKLGGCTLHHHHHGHSHIHTH, translated from the coding sequence atgaataaattaatattaagtaaaattctttcatttatttctgTTATCTTTGTTGGTGGTATTGGAGTATATATCCCAATATATATTGGATATTTGAATCCCATCCTTTTACAATATATTAATGTTTTTGCAGGCGGAACACTTTTATCTTTATCTCTTTGCCACCTTATACCAGAAGCTGAAGAAATTGTTAGAGCTAATGACATTAGtttgaaatttattggAGTTGAAATACCTATTGTTGCTTATCTAACTCTTTTTGGACttacaattattttattctttgaaaaagCATTATTTTCACCACAAGATGTTGCTCAATTCCATATGCATGATCATTCTTTCCCCCATAATAGAGACCATCATCATCACCATCATAAGGATCCTGGATGTGTTGGTGTAAGTAATAGTGATGTTTATTCCATAGTTAATGGTGAAAAGAAAAGtcattatcatcatcatcatcgcaatgataataataataataataataataataataataataataataataataataataataatagcaaTAGTAATAGTTTCAGCTTTACTTGTCCTTCAGAAGGTAATTcagattcaaatattattattccaatTAATTCGCAAACATGCGaatctaataattataataatatgcATTATGAAGAATCTGATTCTAAAAACCTTGGAATCAAGTCTCCTTTAATAGAATCTTCAGaattatataatgaaaagTCTAATATGATTAATAATCAACATCGTAATATTTCAACCTCACAAGTCTCTTTAAAACAAGAAtctaatattcaaaaatcaaaaacCAATTCAACATTAAATGTATACTTTCTTGTTTCTGCACTTTCAGTTCATGCCATTTTTGAAGGAATGCTTGTTGGAATTTCTAAGAATCATATTTCAGTTTTAACCATTACTTTAGTTATTATTGCGCATAAATGGGTTGAAGGAATTGCTGTTTCTGCTGGAATCAAAAAACATACTGAAATTTCCAAAACTACGGttaatcaattattaatatcttttatACTTATGTCACCATTAggtattattattggacAATTATTCTCATATATTAATAGCCCTTTGATAAATGTAGTTCTCACATGCATATCATCCGGCGCCCTATTATATGTTGCTCTTGGAGAAATGATACttgatgaatttaattGTGGTGAGAATAGAAAACAAAAGtttattcttttccttCTTGGAATTTTACTTGtttccattattaatattattcaacaTAAACTTGGAGGATGTACACTACATCATCACCATCACGGCCATTCACATATTCATACGCATTAA
- a CDS encoding membrane associated HD superfamily cyclic nucleotide phosphodiesterase domain containing protein yields MEHKCNSMNIHSSQDSIKLSTGGSKEKLADSITGLQNNSSSSSSTNSSFDFLRSKSNSIILSESQSLSSSIIPILKKSDFCDFKKVSLLPLLFGETTCNQQLTNHNLHDLFDELKQIERYGSNLSYLSNNYNNSVCYRGSSSFGCVQNHSLSNIAEGSSIYCSPEPNNYYNNDVNTLLSTTRRRLTPTSINSSLSSNNIIDDNNDEFLCEKKCNAVRRHFEKCLTSKMNGYELCKLLSIYSSVLFQTPLSIVLFYDEETEELIGSFPSKGTWNSYIPRSLTHKWVDYKTTCMHNEHKCPHFKYKTIGEYGQSSKNFINNNGHNHLYSSLTSNSSIQSFQSKAKDFKEARKSETGSSLIRNNSIFQSSNKKYQRLSFIGGYKDKIVNRRATFPPLSIANRENEPNTYKNIFDMKSMFNNEMDEIDQRNSVMEYDLLRFSIRNEKILENEKFVKNSDSIDNNNNNFNISINGNNIKSSQDNQNQKKSFLNEILTQSQKQNFFYFNYSSNICDYIIKSSFIKEDDENKNNVYKEKRSEIFLSNNNQNNDVLFGSYFYNKLKDAEQLPCDIATATQCSICLENMKLTSLSSSSSSSSSSSSSSSSFSSTSSSSSSFNDSSNGFGRVNNKNNNNNNGNGDGHVYYGNKTNELSMCRNGSEVAYKEEFSSKNDNIDIGCINFNNNNTNQQISRKNSGIELIQNKGKKSSEEISDKMSDFPVILVSPPSINDGIINRCCICDKNKNNSNIGNGNNNEKNNEVVLNSVFSDTEIGITNFYQRYSNFKIPVIACPIIDTRIQKDYNNNTNSKVIGIVICLQPQNPNILLLKSLITEIQAIVCLFLDYKRLLFNTLQLNMNLELYRWVFKPLLSNRRIRHEDNFDYTISIEVISRLCLLINKITPAQYTLVYVMESCNEFVCIYGPGQFIGLRLCSKNYLISNILKNKCVNIWNEFKDFSNIFINYSDNNNNNNNNKFTNSQINFKNTAFIPIFNKNDNINILIQLINRTRDGYCLSNNFDKKKLNHGLSEKKFNNHTMEKNNLFDDKSIGINNNSNILSEIEFGKHRLSTGNSNSNGIGTGNGNGIGHNHLSIRRVNTISSDDYINSLNNSSIDLTKSSNSSFNSVNNGHTKDEERLLIMNNNLLPNLRQRVLASTKAFSFSSSSSSISSSLLVNRVNTIEYLSPNNDNNVEVKEKESYETESLVNSNINNNNNNIIDFSQKDMYIYLILINQIMQEFHQQLLTLNIHLFYKSLRNPNFNHLYKSNQIMLNSLNNFFGIKFEQRYNNNNNNNNNNNSNNNNNINSIESTFSSSSSSSSSSSPMDNSNMNNHHHEGNKIILDNLLHENNNYSTNLDQFDKNIKDEYNNYKNINKNRYRNLIYKKKSIEKERCYQSENEYLKQNNQKCEEYFNLNNNYYKEEEEEEEEIQEEPKQEEELELELEELEHEEKQQKEEEEEEEEQQQQQQQNYERLFCRMSSVDEFKKEIKLYNTKEKLIIDSSLSLYREWGFPIWAHGWSVHREFLLNLFKYYGFDSKWNWSNKQLLTLFDLIHDSYNSDIPYHNIFHALQVVQVCYIILRNFGIMLVLNDLNKFILLFAALCHDIDHPGVNNCFLTISNSKLALKYNDNSILENHHCNYIFSLLDKCQDLDIRKNFNDFEKKNFRRIFIRSVLSTDMSYHNTLLSNLEEFISTNNNNNNNINNNNYYYCHNQNLIFDEEELNNNNINIKMLGEIDENSLLIKMDKEFLIETLLHAADISNPITPFPICAKWSSLIVEEFNYQSKLESQFGLPITPFMDLKDDITKIEAQIGFLEFIIIPQWKLLSRIIPKSIILLKQAEKNRELWLNQNNIIINNNNNNNNNNDNNSCELFKFTLDYLKNNTIGGKDVLEKTSKNKRRITINNKYNKIINQIKCDKFLLLKQEKDCNNNSNSNIGNDIDKKDYSKYYIEVEDSVKIEYLKNYGLMKMFTLTLNDMIFD; encoded by the coding sequence atggAGCATAAATGTAATTCTATGAATATACATAGTTCTCaagattcaataaaattatcaaCAGGTGGGAGTAAAGAGAAATTGGCAGATTCAATAACAGGATtacaaaataattcatcttcatcttcatcaacAAACTCatcatttgattttttaagaagtaaatcaaattctattattttatcAGAATCTCAATCATTATCTTCAAGTATAATAcctattttaaaaaaatcagaTTTCTGTGATTTCAAAAAGGTATCACTATTACCGTTATTATTTGGTGAAACAACTTGCAATCAACAGTTAACAAATCATAATTTAcatgatttatttgatgaattaaaacaaatagAAAGATATGGAAGTAATTTATCATatttaagtaataattacaataaCAGTGTATGTTACAGGGGAAGTAGTAGTTTTGGATGCGTACAAAATCATTCTCTTTCAAATATTGCAGAAGGTTCAAGTATATATTGTAGTCCAGAAcctaataattattataataatgatgtAAATACGTTATTAAGTACGACAAGAAGAAGATTAACTCCGAcatcaataaattcttcattatcttcaaataatattatagatgataataatgatgaatttttaTGTGAAAAGAAATGTAATGCAGTAAGAAGAcattttgaaaaatgtTTAACGTCAAAAATGAATGGTTATGAATTATGTAAATTATTAAGTATTTATTCTTCAGTATTATTTCAAACACCTTTATCAATAGTATTATTTTACGATGAAGAGACTGAAGAATTAATTGGTTCATTTCCATCAAAAGGAACATGGAACTCATATATACCAAGAAGTTTAACACATAAATGGGTTGATTATAAAACTACATGTATGCATAATGAGCATAAATGCCCtcattttaaatataaaacaaTAGGGGAATATGGACAATCAtcaaagaattttattaacaataatggTCATAatcatttatattcaagtttgacatcaaattcttcaatacAAAGTTTTCAATCTAAGGCTAAAGATTTTAAAGAAGCAAGAAAATCTGAGACAGGATCATCTTTAATTAGGAATAATAGTATTTTTCAATcaagtaataaaaaatatcaaagaCTAAGTTTTATTGGTGGAtataaagataaaataGTTAATAGAAGAGCAACATTTCCTCCATTATCAATAGCAAATAGAGAAAATGAACCAAATACTTAcaagaatatatttgatatgAAATCAATGTTTAATAATGAGATGGATGAAATAGATCAAAGAAATAGTGTAATGGAATATGATTTATTAAGATTTTCGATTAGAAATGAAAAGATTCTTGAAAATGAGAAATTCGTAAAGAATAGTGACagtattgataataataataataactttaatattagcattaatggtaataatataaaatctTCGCAAGataatcaaaatcaaaagaaaagttttttaaatgaaatattgaCACAAAgtcaaaaacaaaatttcttttattttaattattcttcaaatatttgtgattatataataaaatcaagttttattaaagaagatgatgaaaataaaaataatgtttATAAGGAAAAGAGGTCggaaatttttttaagtaataataatcagaATAATGATGTATTATTTGGttcatatttttataataaattaaaagatgCTGAACAATTACCATGTGATATTGCAACAGCTACTCAATGTTCAATTTGTcttgaaaatatgaaattaaCATCATTATCTTcgtcatcatcatcatcatcatcatcttcttcttcttcttcttcattttcttcaacttcatcttcatcGTCATCATTTAATGATTCAAGTAATGGATTTGGAAgagttaataataaaaacaataataataataatggaaatgGAGATGGACATGTTTATTATGGTAATAAAACAAATGAATTATCAATGTGTAGAAACGGATCAGAAGTAGCatataaagaagaattttcttcaaaaaatgataatattgatattggttgtattaattttaataacaataatactAATCAACAAATTTCAAGAAAGAATTCAGGAATTGAATTGATACAAAATAAAGGAAAGAAATCTAGTGAAGAGATTTCAGATAAAATGAGTGATTTTCCAGTGATCTTAGTTTCACCACCATCTATTAATGAtggaataattaatagatGTTGTATATGTGATaagaataagaataatagtaatattggcaatggtaataataatgaaaaaaataatgaagtGGTTTTAAATTCTGTATTTTCTGATACTGAAATAGGaattacaaatttttaTCAGAGATATAGTAATTTTAAGATTCCAGTTATTGCTTGTCCTATTATAGACACaagaattcaaaaagattataataataatacaaattcaAAAGTGATTGGAATAGTAATTTGTTTACAACCACAAAatccaaatatattattattaaaaagtttaatTACAGAAATTCAAGCAATCgtttgtttatttttagattataagagattattatttaatacatTACAATTAAATATGAATCTTGAATTATACAGATGGGTATTTAAaccattattatcaaatagaAGAATAAGACATGAAGACAATTTTGATTATACAATATCAATTGAAGTTATTTCAAGATTAtgtttattaatcaataaaattacTCCTGCACAATATACATTAGTATATGTAATGGAATCTTGCAATGAATTTGTTTGCATTTATGGACCAGGACAATTTATTGGATTACGACTTTgttcaaaaaattatttaatttcaaatattcttaaaaataAGTGTGTTAATATATGGAATGAGTTTAAggatttttcaaatattttcataaattattctgataataataataataataataataacaagtttacaaattctcaaataaattttaagaaTACTGCATTTATACCcatttttaataagaatgataatattaatatattaatacaattaattaatagaacAAGAGATGGTTATTGTTTgagtaataattttgataaaaagaaattaaatcatGGATTAtcagaaaagaaatttaataatcatACAAtggaaaagaataatttatttgatgataaatcaattggtattaataacaattcaaatatattatcagAGATTGAATTTGGTAAACACAGATTATCTACTGgtaatagtaatagtaatGGCATTGGCACTGGTAATGGTAATGGTATTGGCCATAATCATTTGTCAATAAGAAGAGTAAATACAATATCTTCTGatgattatattaattcattaaataattcaagtaTTGATTTAacaaaatcttcaaattcttcatttaattctGTAAATAATGGTCATAcaaaagatgaagaaagATTATTGattatgaataataatttattaccAAATTTAAGACAAAGAGTATTAGCATCGACAAAagctttttctttttcatcatcatcatcatcaatatcatcatctttattGGTTAATCGTGTTAATacaattgaatatttatctccaaataatgataataatgttgaagttaaagaaaaagagtCATATGAAACAGAATCTTTggttaattcaaatattaataataataataataatattatagatttttctcaaaaagatatgtatatttatttaatattaattaatcaaataatgcaagaatttcatcaacaattattaacattaaatattcatttattttataaatctttaagaaatccaaattttaatcatttatataaaagtaatcaaattatgttaaattcattaaataatttttttggaattaaatttgagCAAAGatataacaataataataataataataataataataatagtaataacaataataatattaattcaatagaaTCCacattttcatcatcatcatcatcatcttcttcttcttcacCAATggataattcaaatatgaataatcatcatcatgaaggaaataaaataatcttggataatttattacatgaaaacaataattattcaacAAATCTCGATcaatttgataaaaatattaaagatgagtataataattataaaaatataaataaaaatagatatcgaaatttaatatataaaaaaaaatcaattgaaaaagaaagatgTTATCAAAGTGAAAATGAGTATctaaaacaaaataatcaaaaatgtgaagaatatttcaatttaaataataattattataaagaagaagaagaagaagaagaagaaatacaAGAAGAACCAAAACAAGAAGAAGAACTAGAATTAGAATTAGAAGAACTAGAGCATGAAGAAAAACaacaaaaagaagaagaagaagaagaagaagaacaacaacaacaacaacaacaaaaTTATGAGAGATTATTCTGTAGAATGAGTTCTGttgatgaatttaaaaaagaaataaaattatataatacaaaagaaaaattaataattgattcatCATTAAGTTTATATAGAGAATGGGGATTTCCAATATGGGCTCATGGATGGTCAGTACATagagaatttttattaaatttattcaaatattatggATTTGATAGTAAATGGAATTGGAGtaataaacaattattaacattatttgatttaatacaTGATTCTTATAATTCTGATATACCATATcataatatatttcatgCATTACAAGTTGTACAAGTATgttatataatattaagaaattttGGTATAATGTTGGtattaaatgatttaaataaattcatattattatttgcaGCTTTATGTCATGATATTGATCATCCTGGtgtaaataattgttttttaacaatttctaattcaaaattagcATTAAAGTATAAtgataattcaattttagaaaatCATCATtgtaattatatattttcattattagatAAATGTCAAGATTTGGATataagaaagaattttaatgattttgaaaagaagaattttagaagaatatttattagatCAGTTTTATCAACAGATATGAGTTATCataatactttattatctaatttagaagaatttatttcaactaataataataataataataacattaataataataattattattattgtcataatcaaaatttaatttttgatgaagaagaattaaataataataatattaatataaaaatgttGGGAGAAATTGATGagaattctttattaataaaaatggataaagaatttttgaTAGAAACATTATTACATGCTGCAGATATATCTAATCCAATTACACCATTTCCAATATGTGCTAAATGGTCATCATTAATAGtagaagaatttaattatcAATCAAAATTAGAATCACAATTTGGTTTACCTATTACACCTTTTATGGATTTAAAAGATGATATAACAAAAATAGAAGCACAAATAGGttttttagaatttattataatacCACAAtggaaattattatcaagaaTTATACCAAAAAGTATTATATTACTTAAACAAGCTGAAAAAAATAGAGAATTATGGTTAAAtcagaataatattattattaataataataataataataataacaataatgataataattcttgtgaattatttaaatttactctggattatttaaaaaataatacaattgGTGGAAAAGATGTATTAGAAAAAACAAGCAAAAATAAGAGAAGAATTACaattaacaataaatataataaaataattaatcaaattaaatgtgataaatttttgttattaaaaCAAGAGAAAgattgtaataataatagtaatagtaatattggaaatgatattgataaaaaagATTACAGCAAATATTATATAGAAGTTGAAGATTCAGTAAAAATAGagtatttgaagaattatggtttaatgaaaatgttTACTTTGACTTTAAATGATATGATATTTGATTAG
- a CDS encoding synaptobrevin/VAMP-like protein, giving the protein MKLLSVLLYKWDKEHPILLTSNYNLQDYNFFQRKTIQEHIAFHSRLLCSRVQQGNRVTVTFPQDIGHCHIYISNNGLGICCITSPDYPVRCAFSLLNEYLKTYIDSSKNHDVLFSSDFTTTTNNNNSNNNNNSIASNIITKDQNESIPECDEIFKKYQDPLNNDKIFKVQKDLDEVRDVMLKNIEDLLHRGETLDTLMQKSSDLSAASYQFYRSAKKNNQCCQLY; this is encoded by the coding sequence atgaaattacTAAGTGTATTACTTTATAAGTGGGATAAAGAACatccaatattattaacaagtaattataatttacaagattataatttctttcaaagaaaaacaaTACAAGAACATATAGCTTTTCATAGTAGATTATTATGTTCAAGAGTACAACAAGGAAATAGAGTTACAGTAACTTTTCCACAAGATATTGGACATTGccatatatatatatcaaataatgGTTTAGGTATATGTTGTATTACAAGTCCAGATTATCCTGTAAGATGTgctttttcattattaaatgaatatttaaaaacaTATATAGATTCTTCTAAAAATCATgatgtattattttcttcagattttactactactactaataataataatagtaataataataacaatagtATTGctagtaatattattactaaaGATCAAAATGAATCAATTCCTGAATGTgatgaaatttttaaaaaatatcaagatccacttaataatgataaaatttttaaagtaCAAAAAGATTTAGATGAAGTTAGAGATGTTATgcttaaaaatattgaagatttacTTCATCGTGGTGAAACTTTGGATACTTTAATGCAAAAAAGTTCTGATTTGAGTGCTGCTTCTTATCAATTTTATAGAAGtgctaaaaaaaataatcaatgTTGTCAATTGTATTGA